The Grus americana isolate bGruAme1 chromosome 36, bGruAme1.mat, whole genome shotgun sequence nucleotide sequence cctatggggggatggggggtgcaatgggtgtggggggggcacccatgggtgggtaGGGGGAAacttggggtgctgggggggggagtcTCAGggtccttggggggggggtcccatgggtcGGGGTCCCATGGGTGTGGGTGTCTCCCCCCatttccctccatccccacccccccgaCCACCATTTTGGGGTTGTCCCCGAGTTTTGGAGATCCCCCGCCccatactgatttttatttggggggggggggggggcgtgctgtgttcctcccccccccctttccagGGCGCCATGCCGTTGGCCCGCAGCGTCTCGGTGAGCTCCCTACCGGGGCTGGAAGAGTGGGGGGGCCCCGGGGCCCCCGATAATGTCGTCCTCTTCGAAGTGGCCTGGGAGGTGGCCAATAAGGGTGAGCGATATTGGGGGGACAacacgccccccccccgcccccaaaaaaatgggacacccccccccccgggtccccTCAGGCCCATTGGAGGACCGGGCTGTCCCATCATGCTTtgcgggaggggcggggctttgcggggagggggcggagcTTCCAGTATGCCCAGGGGGTGTCAGACCCCAAAGGCTTCTGGGATACATGGAGGCAGGTGATGGGGGGGTGCCCCGGTGCATTGTGGGATGCACTGAGGCCTAGGGGGTTGGCTGGGCCCCAGTGCAGGCTGGGAAGCCATGCCCTTCCTCAGTGCATGATGGGATGGCACGAGGCCTAGCGTGCTGTGGGTTAACGGGAGCTGAAGTGCATCATGGGATGGCGCAAGGCCTAGTGTCCTGTGGGTTAACAGGAAGCCCCGGTGCATTGTGGGATGGTGCAAGGCCTAGTGTCCTGTGGGTTAACAGGAGCTGCAGTGCGTCATGGGAAGGTGCGAGGCCTAGCATGCCGTGGGTTAACGATGGCGTGAGGCCTAGTGTCCTGTGGGTTAACGGGAAGCCCCGGTGCATTGTGGGAGGGTGCAAGGCCTAGCGTGCCGTGGGTTAACGGGAGCCCTGGTGCCCGCTGGGAATGCCGTTAGTGGGCGGGATCTACACGGTGCTGCAGACGAAGGCGCGAGTGACGGCGGACGAGTGGGGGGAGAGTTACGTGCTGGTGGGGCCCTACGTGGAGAGCAGCGTCCGCACCCaggtggagctgctggagccGCCCCAGCCCGCCCTGCGCCGCACCCTGGCCGCCATGAACGCGCAGGGCTGTAAGGTGGGCACCCATAGGGTggggggagcacccatggggtggggtgggatttGGGGATGAGGGGATTcagcccgccccgcgccccacCCTGACCGCCATGAAGGCCCAGGGCCGCGAGGTGGGCACCCATagggtggggggagcagccatggggtggggggagcaccCATAGGGTGTCAGGGGGAGATGGGGAGACCCAGAGAATAAGAGGGACCCCCAGCGTCGTGAGCACCCAGGGGtcgggggggggcacccaggcaGGCGAAACCCCAGGGTGCTGCCAAGGCACTCAGACCTtccgcccccctcccccacaCCATACACGTGGGGGTTATTTTTAGCCCgtcccacccctcccccccccagctcacgTTACCCTCCCCCCATGGTCAGCAAAGGTCATgggttcccctcccccccgccccaaaaaATGGGGGCAGGATCCATTTTGGGGGATATTAACCCATTTTTGGTGTGGTTTAACCCAGTTTTGAGGAGATTCATTCTGGGTTTGGGGCCATTTAACCTATTTTGGGGGAGATTTATCCCATTTTGGGGGGCATTAACTCACTATTAGGGAGATTTATCTCACTTTAGGGGGCGTCAAGCTATTTTTGGGGCCATTTACCCCATTTTTGTGGATGTTTAACTCACTTTTAGGGAGATTGAGTTCATTTTGGGGGGTCGTAGGCCATTTTTGGGGTATTTCAAGCCATTTTTGGGGATAATTCACTTTTGGGGCACATTAACCCGTTTTTGGGGCGCATTACCCTATTTTGGGGGCCACTTAACCCATTTTTGGGGACACTTAACCTCTTTCAGGGGTGCACATGCCTGGGagttcccccccccgcccaggagCCATTTTGGGGAGTTTAGGGGTGCTGGAGGGTTTGGGGTGTCAGGTTTTGGGGTACAGGatggcagaggggagcccagAGGATGGTGTTAGGGGTGCTGACGGCTTCAGGGTGCCCCGTTTTGGGGTGCAGGTTGATGGAGGGGACCCCAGACCTGATATTTAGGGGCACTGAGGGTTTGGGGGTCCTCCCATTTTTGGGGTGTGGGTGTATTTTGGGCAGTGAGTGCTGGAGAGAAGCGAAGAGAAGGAGTTCGGAGGCACCAGGGGATTCAGGGTGCTTGTTTTTGGGGTTCAGCCTGCCAAAGAAACACCCCTTAAGGGTATTTGAGAGGTGCTAAAGGTTTCGGGgtgctttttttgggggggatgcAGGTCCATTTTGGACGTTGGTTGATTGAGGGGAGCCCGGCCGTCGTGTTGTTGGATGTTGGGGCGACGGCCTGGAGCCTGGAACGGTGGAAGGGGGAGCTGTGGGAGAGCTGCGCTATCGGGGTGCCCTGGTACGACCGGGAAGCCAATGACGCCGTCCTCTTCGGCTTCCTCGTCGCTTGGTTCCTCGGAgaggtgggtttgggggggtcctcAGGGGATTTTGGGGGTCTCTGAGAGGGGTTTAGGGGGTTCCTGAGGGGATTTTGGGGGACCCTGAGGGAGTTTGGGTGGTCCtaggtggttttggggggtccctgaggggattttggggggttcTTGAGGGGATTTTGGGTGTCCCTGGGTGGGTTTGGGTGTCCCGTGCGTGGGGCTGAGTACCTTTGGGGTGACACCATGGAGGGGCGACCAgcgacacggggggggggggtggtgggcaCATGCGATGCCGGACAGCGCCGAGTGACGCGGTGCCGCCCGGCCGCCATTGCGCCAGTTCGCGGCGCAGAGCGAGGAGCGCCCGTTCATCGTGGGCCACTTCCATGAGTggctggcggggctggggctggtgctgagccGCGCGCGCCGGTTGCCAGTGGCCACCATCTTCACCACCCACGCCACCCTCCTGGGCCGTTACCTGTGCGCCGGCAGCGTCGACTTTTACAACAACCTCCACAGCGTGAgtggggcctggggggggggacacgagtGGGGGGATGGAgacatggggggggggaccAAAGGAAGggggatgtggggctggggggaatCTTGGGAGGGAAGGTGGGGGGACATGCACGCgtggggggggatttggggggggaaggattTGAGGGGGACACGTGATTTAGGGATCGGGGAAGGGGGGAACCCGGGGAAGGGGGAACTTGGGGAAGTGGgacctggggctgggggggaccccggggaggGACGGACCCAGGGCCcgggggggaccccagggaggGACGGACCCGTGGCCTAGCGGTACATCAGGGTCACCCCCAGTGCATGCTGGGACGCCGGGGGTCAGGGGTCACTTCCCCCGGTGCATTGTGGGATGCTGGGGGTGACCCCGGTCCATGGCGGGCCTgcggcggcgccgccgccaGTTCGACGTGGACAAGGAGGCCGGGGAGCGGCAGATCTACCACCGGTACTGCCTGGAGCGGGCGGCCGCGCACTGCGCCCACGTCCTCACCACCGTCTCCCACGTCACCGCCGCCGAGGCCGAGCACCTCCTCAAGCGGAAACCGGGTGGGGGAACGGCGCGGAACgaccccgggctgggggggggagcaccccaATatcagggcggggggggacccGAATGCATcacggggagggggagagcgtCACGGGGAGCTTGACGTCGTCGTGGGGAGCCCAACGCAGCCAGAGGGACCCCAGTGTCCTCTGAGGGACCCCAACAGACACGGGGGGGACCCCAAGACCCTTCCAGGACCCCGACGTCCCCGTGAGGGGAGTCCCCACCCCGTCATAGGGACCTCAATGCACTCAGGGGGGACCCCAGCGCTCCCAGGCGGACCCTGGCGCTTCCAGGGAGACTTTAATCACCTTCATGGGGACCCCAAGAGGGACCCCAAGACCCCACAGGGACCCCAATAACCCCGGGGGATCCCACCACCCCCAGAGGGACCCCGGTGTCCACAGAAACACCCAAGAGACACTTCTCCCTCCGTGTCACCTCCCCGAGACTCTAGTgaccccaacacacacacacacatcctcGGGGCACCCCAAAAACCACAAGACACCTCTCAAATTCCCCCCCCCAGACCTGGTGACCCCCAACGGCCTCAACGTCCGCAAGTTCTCGGCCATGCACGAGTTCCAGAACCTGCACGCCCAGAGCAAGGCGCGCGTCCAGGAGTTCGTCCGGGGACACTTCTACGGGTCAGGAGCACCCCgatatctgggggggggggggggcagccagGGTGTCTGGGAAGACACAAGAGTCTGGTGAGGGGAATGCTCAGGAGTTGGTGGGGGGGCTCAGGAATTTGGGGGGACTCAGGTGTTCAGATGGGACTCAGGAGTTTGGGGGGACCCAAGTGTCTGGAGGGAGGGGGGATGCAGGAGTTTGGGTGGGGACACACATTAGTTTTGGGGAGGTACTTAGGAGTTTGGGGGTACCCAGGCATCCATGTGCCCTGTGGGTagtggggaggggtggggggggtctggggagggttttgggggggcccagagagatttgggggggtctgggACAGGTTTGGGGGTATcccaggggttgggggggatCAGGAGGACTGGGGAGGTCgggggagttttggggtgcAGTGAGGTGACAGGGTCCCCGCAGGCACCTGGATTTCGACCTGGACAAGACGCTTTTCTTCTTCATCGCGGGGCGCTACGAGTTCTCCAACAAGGGGGCGGACATCTTCCTGGAGGCGCTGGCGCGGCTCAACTACCTCCTGCGGGTGACgtgggggggacgtgggggatgggggggacatggggacatttGGGGACATGGGATATTTCGGGTGGGGGGAATAtttggggacacgggggacgtTTGGGGACACCTGGGGCGTCCCCACAGGTGAATGGCAGCGAGGTGACGGTGGTGGCCTTCTTCATCATGCCGGCCCGGACCAACAACTTCAACGTGGAGTCGCTGAAGGGCCAGGCCGTGCGcaagcagctctggtgggcccccaaacccccagggagcccccaaacccccaggGAACCCCCTAAACCCCCCCCAGGGAGCCCCTTAAAGCCCCCAGGAAGCCCTCAAACCTCTGGGGAGCCCCTTAAAACCCCAGGGAACCCCCTAAATCTCCCTAGGgagcccccaaacccctggggaGCCCCAACTCTGCCCCCAGTGAGCCCCCAAGCCCCCAGGGAACCCCCTAaacccccccccagacccaggCATCCAGACTGacacccctcctccccattccccccccccccgtcctttctttttttccccttcctcttccaggGACACAGCCAACGCCGTCAAGgaaaaatttgggaaaaaactCTATGAATCGCTGTTGGTGTAAGCACCCCTCCCACACCCCAAACACGTGGCTCTCCtctatttttttgggggggttgggggtgtctttaacccacccccccccccaaaattccACAGGGGGAACCTCCCTGACATGAACAAGATGTTGGACCGGGAGGATTTCACCATGATGAAACGTGCCATCTTCGCCACCCAGGTACggctttttgggggggaaaagagaaaaaaaaaatggggtttttgCTACAGCTGGACGCTTAGaactcccccttttttttttttttttgtttgccccCCCCAAAGCGGCAATCTTTTCCCCCTGTCTGCACCCACAACATGTTGGACGATGCCACCGATCCCATCCTGACCACGATCCGGCGCATCGGGCTCTTCAACAGCAGCAACGACCGGGTCAAGGTGacagcttggggggggggacgggggacggaCGGGACATGGGGGGTGGGGAGCAATtattggggtttgggggtggtgaaggaggggttttgggggggctgggggggagttGGAGGGAGGCCTGGAGAAGGTCcggaggggttttggggggggggtcccagggggtttggggggtgggaggcttggggagggggtgggagaggggcctgggggtccttggggggggggggtacagggggATCTGGAGGGTCCCAGTGGGGTCTGGGGAGTCTCGGGGGGATCTGGGGGGTCCCAGAGGTGTCTGAGGGGTCCCAGGGGGAATCTGGGGGTTccgggggggctctgggggtcctggggggccATTTGTGactctgcccccccccagaTCATCTTCCACCCCGAGTTCCTGTCCTCCACCAGCCCCCTCCTGCCCGTCGACTACGAGGAATTTGTCCGGGGGTGTCACTTGGGGGTGTTCCCCTCTTACTACGAACCCTGGGGTTACACCCCCGGTAAGAAAACCCTGGGGGGTTCCCCCTAAATGTTGGGGTACTGCGATtgaccccccccccattttttacctgccccccccccctcccctctccagcCGAGTGCACGGTCATGGGGATCCCCAGCGTCTCCACCAACCTTTCGGGGTTCGGGTGTTTCATGGAGGAGCACATCGCCGATCCCTCTGCCTACGGTCAGTCCCCACCGCGGTGTGCGTGGGCGGGGGGGGTCCCTAGAACCCAGGTGTTTGGGCGGGGTGTCCCCAAAGCCTGTGGGGGTGTGTGCCCAGAGCCTGAGTCTTTGGGT carries:
- the GYS1 gene encoding glycogen [starch] synthase, muscle isoform X3, which encodes MSSSSKWPGRWPIRVHFGRWLIEGSPAVVLLDVGATAWSLERWKGELWESCAIGVPWYDREANDAVLFGFLVAWFLGEFAAQSEERPFIVGHFHEWLAGLGLVLSRARRLPVATIFTTHATLLGRYLCAGSVDFYNNLHSFDVDKEAGERQIYHRYCLERAAAHCAHVLTTVSHVTAAEAEHLLKRKPDLVTPNGLNVRKFSAMHEFQNLHAQSKARVQEFVRGHFYGHLDFDLDKTLFFFIAGRYEFSNKGADIFLEALARLNYLLRVNGSEVTVVAFFIMPARTNNFNVESLKGQAVRKQLWDTANAVKEKFGKKLYESLLVGNLPDMNKMLDREDFTMMKRAIFATQRQSFPPVCTHNMLDDATDPILTTIRRIGLFNSSNDRVKIIFHPEFLSSTSPLLPVDYEEFVRGCHLGVFPSYYEPWGYTPAECTVMGIPSVSTNLSGFGCFMEEHIADPSAYEPAPAHRPTQPHRASLRPPRLEVPGQVLHLRPTHGAGQGLSRELHLRTPRGRCRFPLPPPGLGAPLARPLPPLQPPAQRRRGRALRRGRRGRQGPSQHPPPAQPPRPPHSPRQELSPTADVGRPTAAPFPPHGVKVGEHPVGRDVGWGDAGCPAALYPPFSAPRRFLRLSPTELGGGGAWGAPCTPPPAPLNSTVPGLSPTAKGGAMEHPPTSPYHKAGRLWGSPVSVRPPHTRSTPQVWVQGGPRIRPSPLGAADNKGASQPLQTPGSIIGGGG
- the GYS1 gene encoding glycogen [starch] synthase, muscle isoform X6 — translated: MSSSSKWPGRWPIRTKARVTADEWGESYVLVGPYVESSVRTQVELLEPPQPALRRTLAAMNAQGCKVHFGRWLIEGSPAVVLLDVGATAWSLERWKGELWESCAIGVPWYDREANDAVLFGFLVAWFLGEFAAQSEERPFIVGHFHEWLAGLGLVLSRARRLPVATIFTTHATLLGRYLCAGSVDFYNNLHSFDVDKEAGERQIYHRYCLERAAAHCAHVLTTVSHVTAAEAEHLLKRKPDLVTPNGLNVRKFSAMHEFQNLHAQSKARVQEFVRGHFYGHLDFDLDKTLFFFIAGRYEFSNKGADIFLEALARLNYLLRVNGSEVTVVAFFIMPARTNNFNVESLKGQAVRKQLWDTANAVKEKFGKKLYESLLVGNLPDMNKMLDREDFTMMKRAIFATQRQSFPPVCTHNMLDDATDPILTTIRRIGLFNSSNDRVKIIFHPEFLSSTSPLLPVDYEEFVRGCHLGVFPSYYEPWGYTPAECTVMGIPSVSTNLSGFGCFMEEHIADPSAYGIYIVDRRFRAPEESCAQLTAFLYGFCQQSRRQRIVQRNRTERLSDLLDWKYLGRYYTFARRMALAKAFPESFTYEPPEAAAGFRYPRPASVPPSPALSRLSSPRHSDEEDERYDEEEEAAKDRANIRRPPSPPGLPTAPARN
- the GYS1 gene encoding glycogen [starch] synthase, muscle isoform X2, translated to MSSSSKWPGRWPIRTKARVTADEWGESYVLVGPYVESSVRTQVELLEPPQPALRRTLAAMNAQGCKVHFGRWLIEGSPAVVLLDVGATAWSLERWKGELWESCAIGVPWYDREANDAVLFGFLVAWFLGEFAAQSEERPFIVGHFHEWLAGLGLVLSRARRLPVATIFTTHATLLGRYLCAGSVDFYNNLHSFDVDKEAGERQIYHRYCLERAAAHCAHVLTTVSHVTAAEAEHLLKRKPDLVTPNGLNVRKFSAMHEFQNLHAQSKARVQEFVRGHFYGHLDFDLDKTLFFFIAGRYEFSNKGADIFLEALARLNYLLRVNGSEVTVVAFFIMPARTNNFNVESLKGQAVRKQLWDTANAVKEKFGKKLYESLLVGNLPDMNKMLDREDFTMMKRAIFATQRQSFPPVCTHNMLDDATDPILTTIRRIGLFNSSNDRVKIIFHPEFLSSTSPLLPVDYEEFVRGCHLGVFPSYYEPWGYTPAECTVMGIPSVSTNLSGFGCFMEEHIADPSAYEPAPAHRPTQPHRASLRPPRLEVPGQVLHLRPTHGAGQGLSRELHLRTPRGRCRFPLPPPGLGAPLARPLPPLQPPAQRRRGRALRRGRRGRQGPSQHPPPAQPPRPPHSPRQELSPTADVGRPTAAPFPPHGVKVGEHPVGRDVGWGDAGCPAALYPPFSAPRRFLRLSPTELGGGGAWGAPCTPPPAPLNSTVPGLSPTAKGGAMEHPPTSPYHKAGRLWGSPVSVRPPHTRSTPQVWVQGGPRIRPSPLGAADNKGASQPLQTPGSIIGGGG
- the GYS1 gene encoding glycogen [starch] synthase, muscle isoform X4, which codes for MPLARSVSVSSLPGLEEWGGPGAPDNVVLFEVAWEVANKVGGIYTVLQTKARVTADEWGESYVLVGPYVESSVRTQVELLEPPQPALRRTLAAMNAQGCKVHFGRWLIEGSPAVVLLDVGATAWSLERWKGELWESCAIGVPWYDREANDAVLFGFLVAWFLGEFAAQSEERPFIVGHFHEWLAGLGLVLSRARRLPVATIFTTHATLLGRYLCAGSVDFYNNLHSFDVDKEAGERQIYHRYCLERAAAHCAHVLTTVSHVTAAEAEHLLKRKPDLVTPNGLNVRKFSAMHEFQNLHAQSKARVQEFVRGHFYGHLDFDLDKTLFFFIAGRYEFSNKGADIFLEALARLNYLLRVNGSEVTVVAFFIMPARTNNFNVESLKGQAVRKQLWDTANAVKEKFGKKLYESLLVGNLPDMNKMLDREDFTMMKRAIFATQRQSFPPVCTHNMLDDATDPILTTIRRIGLFNSSNDRVKIIFHPEFLSSTSPLLPVDYEEFVRGCHLGVFPSYYEPWGYTPAECTVMGIPSVSTNLSGFGCFMEEHIADPSAYEPAPAHRPTQPHRASLRPPRLEVPGQVLHLRPTHGAGQGLSRELHLRTPRGRCRFPLPPPGLGAPLARPLPPLQPPAQRRRGRALRRGRRGRQGPSQHPPPAQPPRPPHSPRQELSPTADVGRPTAAPFPPHGVKRPPGAGSLGTPQILGGLGGTPEPERGRGSGRPYASP
- the GYS1 gene encoding glycogen [starch] synthase, muscle isoform X1 encodes the protein MPLARSVSVSSLPGLEEWGGPGAPDNVVLFEVAWEVANKVGGIYTVLQTKARVTADEWGESYVLVGPYVESSVRTQVELLEPPQPALRRTLAAMNAQGCKVHFGRWLIEGSPAVVLLDVGATAWSLERWKGELWESCAIGVPWYDREANDAVLFGFLVAWFLGEFAAQSEERPFIVGHFHEWLAGLGLVLSRARRLPVATIFTTHATLLGRYLCAGSVDFYNNLHSFDVDKEAGERQIYHRYCLERAAAHCAHVLTTVSHVTAAEAEHLLKRKPDLVTPNGLNVRKFSAMHEFQNLHAQSKARVQEFVRGHFYGHLDFDLDKTLFFFIAGRYEFSNKGADIFLEALARLNYLLRVNGSEVTVVAFFIMPARTNNFNVESLKGQAVRKQLWDTANAVKEKFGKKLYESLLVGNLPDMNKMLDREDFTMMKRAIFATQRQSFPPVCTHNMLDDATDPILTTIRRIGLFNSSNDRVKIIFHPEFLSSTSPLLPVDYEEFVRGCHLGVFPSYYEPWGYTPAECTVMGIPSVSTNLSGFGCFMEEHIADPSAYEPAPAHRPTQPHRASLRPPRLEVPGQVLHLRPTHGAGQGLSRELHLRTPRGRCRFPLPPPGLGAPLARPLPPLQPPAQRRRGRALRRGRRGRQGPSQHPPPAQPPRPPHSPRQELSPTADVGRPTAAPFPPHGVKVGEHPVGRDVGWGDAGCPAALYPPFSAPRRFLRLSPTELGGGGAWGAPCTPPPAPLNSTVPGLSPTAKGGAMEHPPTSPYHKAGRLWGSPVSVRPPHTRSTPQVWVQGGPRIRPSPLGAADNKGASQPLQTPGSIIGGGG
- the GYS1 gene encoding glycogen [starch] synthase, muscle isoform X5, which codes for MPLARSVSVSSLPGLEEWGGPGAPDNVVLFEVAWEVANKVGGIYTVLQTKARVTADEWGESYVLVGPYVESSVRTQVELLEPPQPALRRTLAAMNAQGCKVHFGRWLIEGSPAVVLLDVGATAWSLERWKGELWESCAIGVPWYDREANDAVLFGFLVAWFLGEFAAQSEERPFIVGHFHEWLAGLGLVLSRARRLPVATIFTTHATLLGRYLCAGSVDFYNNLHSFDVDKEAGERQIYHRYCLERAAAHCAHVLTTVSHVTAAEAEHLLKRKPDLVTPNGLNVRKFSAMHEFQNLHAQSKARVQEFVRGHFYGHLDFDLDKTLFFFIAGRYEFSNKGADIFLEALARLNYLLRVNGSEVTVVAFFIMPARTNNFNVESLKGQAVRKQLWDTANAVKEKFGKKLYESLLVGNLPDMNKMLDREDFTMMKRAIFATQRQSFPPVCTHNMLDDATDPILTTIRRIGLFNSSNDRVKIIFHPEFLSSTSPLLPVDYEEFVRGCHLGVFPSYYEPWGYTPAECTVMGIPSVSTNLSGFGCFMEEHIADPSAYGIYIVDRRFRAPEESCAQLTAFLYGFCQQSRRQRIVQRNRTERLSDLLDWKYLGRYYTFARRMALAKAFPESFTYEPPEAAAGFRYPRPASVPPSPALSRLSSPRHSDEEDERYDEEEEAAKDRANIRRPPSPPGLPTAPARN